The nucleotide window CAATTAAATCCGGTAATTTACCAGGAGTAGTGGCGTCGTAACCTGTTTTTTCATAAGAAGTTAAAAGGCCGCTACCTTCGTGCCTAGCTTTAATTGCTGGAGTACCATATTCTAAATCAAGCAAAATGGCAGAAGCATATGGAGTAAGTTCTTCAGAAACAAGTTGTTTGAAGTCTTCCACATCTTTTTTGTTTTCTGTACCTTTTGCTTGTTGGATCATCTTCTTAAGTGAGCCGCGTTGGTCAATCGCAAGTGCTGCAATGACGCCTTTATCGTTGGAGAGCCTTTGTAAACCATCAAATTTACCTTTTGTTATTTGTACCATTTTTATCTAGTCTCCTTTATAGCAATTTTATTGTTGCTTAATCGATTTGTCCATCCATAGTATACCACCAAAAACTTTCTGTTAAACATAGGTACATTTTCACATTGCTTTATGAAAGAGAATAAATTACGATAGATTTGGAGTGTTAGGCACTAGTGGGAATTTGGGATAATTTCTACAAGGCAGATTTCTTTTGGGAAAATCATTAAATGATTAGACCAGGAGTGATGGAATGAATCGACGCGAAAGACATAGAAGGAAAAGAAGAAAAAATATAATCGTGTTGTGTGCTGTGTGTATACTTTTTGTAACTACGAGTTGGATTGTAGTTGAGTTTAAAATCAAGGACCAACAAGCAGTTTCTAAGTCAAAACCAGTACAAAAAAAGGAAACGCCTAAACCGACAAAACCAGTTAAACCTAAACCTGTCAAAGAAGAACCGACAGAAACGATTGTCAATAATCAGGAAATCGATGACTATTTACAACAAATCGGATTTAGTGGTTCGGTACTCGTTGTCCGTGATGGAAAAACCATTGTGCAAAAAGCTTACCTGGATGCTAATCGTGAAACAAATAAACCGAATACGCCAGATACACTTTACTACATTGGCTCCTCACAAAAAGCAATTATTGCAACAGCTATTCTGCAATTAGAAGAACAAGGGAAAATAAGTACAGAAGATCCAATTTCTAAATATCTCCCTAATTTTCCGAATGGGAACAATATTTACATTAAAAATTTCTTAAATCATACATCTGGGATTGTTGGCCATACTGAAACGGGTGGTAAAATTACACCGAAAGAGCTAATTGAAGATATCGAAAATCAGGGGATAAAAGCACAACCTGGGAAGTGGTACTATTTAGACTCCAACTACACTGTTTTGGCCTATTTGGTTGAGACACTCAGCGGAGAGCCACTACAAAGTTATCTGGGAGAACACATATTTAAACCTGCTGGAATGGAACATACTGGATTTAACCAAAAAACGGTTGATGGGGGAAAGAATGAATCAATCGGCTATTATATAAAAAAGGATGGCACATATAAAACACCGTCGTTAATAGATTTATCGCAATTGTATGGCTGTGGAGATATATGTATGACATCAAAAGATTTATACTTGTTTGATAAAGCGTTAATGGGGAAAAAATTAATCTCTGAAAGAAGTTTGAAGAAAATGTTTACATCAGGAAGTCAATCTGGTTATGGAATGGGATTTTACGTCGACCCAGGAAGCTATAATAGTCATGGAGTTTTAAGTGGCTGGAATGTTTCCAATAGCATGAGTCACACTGGACGAACGTATGTCATCTTATTATCTAACATCCAAAATAATATTTCTTCCTTTGGTAAAGTGAATAATCACATTTACGAGTTACTAAATAAATAACAGAAACCTCGATTCTGAAAGTAGAATCGAGGTTTCTGTTATTTTCCTGTAATTTGTTTTACCGTATCTTCCACTTGATAAAGCTGAGCAGCAGCACTATAGTCGCTCCATTTTGTATTATCTACTTTATACACTTGGTTTTTTTGTACGGCAGGAATATCTTTCCAAACACCTTTTAGCATTTCATTAATAGAATCGTCATTACCATCCGTAGGCATTAAGATAAATAAACGATCGGCATCTTTTACGTAATCAGGAATTGCCTCATTAGAAATTGCTTTTGTTTCATGATTTGCTTTTGCTGAATCGGTTGGTGTAAAGCCAGCTCCTGAGAAAAGTCCGTCGAATACTTTTGCATCGTGAATATAGATTTCTTTTCCATAAAATTGAATCACAGCTGCTTTTTCATTTTCCACACCAGCATCTTTTAAAGTTGCTTTTGCTTCTTTGGACGCTGCTGCATAGTCTTTGTCCCATTTTTCTTTTTCATCCTTTTTGTTTAAAAGGTTGGCCATATTGCTAAGTTGTTTGTCAGGAGTATCACCAAAATGCGTGATATATACGGGGGCAATTTTTTCTAGGTTTTCTAAAAGGTCTTTTTGGTAATCACTAATAATAATTAAGTCTGGTTTTAAGTTGGCGACTTTTTCGATATTTGGTTTATCATTACCAACACTTTCTGTTCCTTTTGTTGCTTCTGGATATGTCGTGATGTAATAATCTAGTGTACCAACTGGTTTCACACCTAAAATTTCCATTTCACTCACGTTTTGAAGTGCGACGATACTTTTTGGTGTTGTTGGTACCTCCACTTTACGGTTAAGTGCATCAGTTACTGTTTTTGTTGCGTCTTCCTTTTCTTTGCTTGAATCTTTATTTGAAGAACTACCACAAGCGGTTAATACTACTGCTAAAAGTAAAGTCATGATGATAGCAGCCCATTTATGCTTTTGATACATTGTATGCCCTCCCTAATTGAAAATGATTTTCATTATCGTTACAAAAGTAATTATATCGAAAACAGGGAGGAATGACAAGGTGAAAATGAGCACAAATAGTTTTTATTTTAAAACTGAATAGTATCCCCGACTGCAAGTGTTGGAAAAATTTCAGGTGATACAACGATTGCTCCAGGTAAGACTTCATTTTGACCAGAGCGGAAGTAGATGGAGATATGCCCGAGTTCTTCTAAGTTTTTGTTCGCTTCTGTCCCAACTTCTTCTATTATATATTCTTGCCGTCCAATAATTAATTTGTTGCCTTTTTGAATGGCGTTAT belongs to Listeria ivanovii subsp. ivanovii and includes:
- a CDS encoding serine hydrolase domain-containing protein encodes the protein MNRRERHRRKRRKNIIVLCAVCILFVTTSWIVVEFKIKDQQAVSKSKPVQKKETPKPTKPVKPKPVKEEPTETIVNNQEIDDYLQQIGFSGSVLVVRDGKTIVQKAYLDANRETNKPNTPDTLYYIGSSQKAIIATAILQLEEQGKISTEDPISKYLPNFPNGNNIYIKNFLNHTSGIVGHTETGGKITPKELIEDIENQGIKAQPGKWYYLDSNYTVLAYLVETLSGEPLQSYLGEHIFKPAGMEHTGFNQKTVDGGKNESIGYYIKKDGTYKTPSLIDLSQLYGCGDICMTSKDLYLFDKALMGKKLISERSLKKMFTSGSQSGYGMGFYVDPGSYNSHGVLSGWNVSNSMSHTGRTYVILLSNIQNNISSFGKVNNHIYELLNK
- a CDS encoding ABC transporter substrate-binding protein: MYQKHKWAAIIMTLLLAVVLTACGSSSNKDSSKEKEDATKTVTDALNRKVEVPTTPKSIVALQNVSEMEILGVKPVGTLDYYITTYPEATKGTESVGNDKPNIEKVANLKPDLIIISDYQKDLLENLEKIAPVYITHFGDTPDKQLSNMANLLNKKDEKEKWDKDYAAASKEAKATLKDAGVENEKAAVIQFYGKEIYIHDAKVFDGLFSGAGFTPTDSAKANHETKAISNEAIPDYVKDADRLFILMPTDGNDDSINEMLKGVWKDIPAVQKNQVYKVDNTKWSDYSAAAQLYQVEDTVKQITGK
- a CDS encoding PTS glucitol/sorbitol transporter subunit IIA; translation: MIQSNIIEIGPLVPAFEEEKIVILFGPTATNELREISVIHELEELPNNAIQKGNKLIIGRQEYIIEEVGTEANKNLEELGHISIYFRSGQNEVLPGAIVVSPEIFPTLAVGDTIQF